The Pan paniscus chromosome 1, NHGRI_mPanPan1-v2.0_pri, whole genome shotgun sequence genome has a segment encoding these proteins:
- the ZNF692 gene encoding zinc finger protein 692 isoform X1 has protein sequence MFAGGNCEGEIEGEYKTGTSEEATSPYRPGALGLEHRRPDPVSSTFPQTFGHQAQTLTTEATQPQLPRGSATRAGDLSRGTTIPGGRCAGHPVRRRTASASDSPLPLGRGPQFRATAADAERHRFFLKEKRCAREVGPCLPAAPGLLARPGRRRRRRSGGEGAWGRTASGAHGFLPGGGRVLQAAGEAAAAGRAPQQVPHPPGRPHGAVVPPQGAAGLLPALAARQVPVGPVHFFRLCPLCSRECSLVPGLRGPGGQDGGLVWECSAGHTFSWGPSLSPTPSEAPKPASLPHTTRRSWCSEATSGQELADLESEHDERTQEARLPRRVGPPPETFPPPGEEEGEEEEDNDEDEEEMLSDASLWTYSSSPDDSEPDAPRLLPSPVTCTPKEGETPPAPAALSSPLAVPALSASSLSSRVPPPAEVRVQPQLSRTPQVAQQTEALASTGSQAQSAPTPAWDEDTAQIGPKRIRKAAKRELMPCDFPGCGRIFSNRQYLNHHKKYQHIHQKSFSCPEPACGKSFNFKKHLKEHMKLHSDTRDYICEFCARSFRTSSNLVIHRRIHTGEKPLQCEICGFTCRQKASLNWHQRKHAETVAALRFPCEFCGKRFEKPDSVAAHRSKSHPALLLAPQESPSGPLEPCPSISAPGPLGSSEGSRPSASPQAPTLLPQQ, from the exons ATGTTTGCGGGTGGCAACTGTGAGGGGGAAATCGAAGGTGAATACAAAACGGGAACAAGTGAAGAGGCAACGTCCCCATACAGGCCGGGTGCGCTGGGGTTGGAGCACAGGAGGCCTGACCCTGTCTCTTCCACTTTCCCTCAAACCTTTGGTCACCAAGCGCAGACGCTCACCACAGAAGCCACCCAACCACAACTGCCGCGGGGCTCCGCGACACGCGCGGGCGACTTGAGTCGGGGAACCACGATTCCCGGCGGGCGTTGCGCGGGGCACCCAGTGCGCAGGCGCACGGCGTCGGCCTCCGACTCGCCCCTCCCTCTGGGGCGCGGGCCTCAGTTCCGGGCTACAGCAGCCGACGCCGAGAGGCACCGTTTCTTCTTAAAAGAGAAACGCTGCGCGCGCGAGGTGGGCCCCTGTCTTCCAGCAGCTCCGGGCCTGCTCGCTAGACCCGGGAGGCGCAGGCGCAGGCGCAGTGGGGGTGAGGGCGCGTGGGGGCGCACAG CCTCTGGTGCACATGGCTTCCTCCCCGGCGGTGGACGTGTCCTGCAGGCGGCGGGAGAAGCGGCGGCAGCTGGACGCGCGCCGCAGCAAGTGCCGCATCCGCCTGGGCGGCCACATGGAGCAGTGGTGCCTCCTCAAGGAGCGGCTGGGCTTCTCCCTGCACTCGCAGCTCGCCAAGTTCCTGTTGGACCG GTACACTTCTTCAGGCTGTGTCCTCTGTGCAG CCGAGAGTGCAGCCTGGTGCCCGGGCTTCGGGGGCCTGGCGGCCAAGATGGGGGGCTTGTGTGGGAGTGCTCAGCAGGCCATACCTTCTCCTGGGGACCCTCTTTGAGCCCTACACCTTCAGAGGCACCCAAGCCAGCCTCCCTTCCACATACTACTCGGAGAAGTTGGTGTTCCGAGGCCACGAGTGGGCAGGAGCTTGCAG ATTTGGAATCTGAGCATGATGAGAGGACTCAAGAGGCCAGGTTGCCCAG GAGGGTGGGACCCCCACCAGAGACCTTCCCACCTCCAGGAGAGGAAGAGGGTGAGGAAGAAGAGGacaatgatgaggatgaagaggagATGCTCAGTGATGCCAGCTTATGGACCTACAGCTCCTCCCCAGATGA TAGTGAGCCTGATGCCCCCAGACTACTCCCTTCTCCTGTCACCTGCACACCTAAAGAGGGGGAGACACCACCAGCCCCTGCAGCACTCTCCAGTCCTCTTGCTGTGCCGGCCTTGTCAGCATCCTCATTGAGTTCCAGAGTTCCTCCACCTGCAGAAGTCAGGGTGCAGCCACAGCTCAGCAGGACCCCTCAAGTGGCCCAGCAGACGGAGGCCCTGGCCAG CACTGGGAGTCAGGCCCAGTCTGCTCCAACCCCGGCCTGGGATGAGGACACTGCACAAATTGGCCCCAAGAGAATTAG GAAAGCTGCCAAAAGAGAGCTGATGCCTTGTGACTTCCCTGGCTGTGGAAGGATCTTCTCCAACCGGCAGTATTTGAAT CACCACAAAAAGTACCAGCACATCCACCAGAAGTCTTTCTCCTGCCCAGAGCCAGCCTGTGGGAAGTCTTTCAACTTTAAGAAACACCTGAAGGAGCACATGAAGCTGCACAGTG ACACCCGGGACTACATCTGTGAGTTCTGCGCCCGGTCTTTCCGCACTAGCAGCAACCTTGTCATCCACAGACGTATccacactggagaaaaaccccTGCA GTGTGAGATATGCGGGTTTACCTGCCGCCAGAAGGCGTCCCTGAACTGGCACCAGCGCAAGCATGCAGAGACGGTGGCTGCCTTGCGCTTCCCCTGTGAATTCTGCGGCAAGCGCTTTGAGAAGCCAGACAGTGTTGCAGCCCACCGTAGCAAAAGTCACCCAGCCCTGCTTCTAGCCCCTCAAGAGTCACCCAGTGGTCCCCTAGAGCCCTGTCCCAGCATCTCTGCCCCTGGGCCTCTGGGATCCAGCGAGGGGTCCAGGCCCTCTGCATCTCCTCAGGCTCCAACCCTGCTTCCTCAGCAATGA
- the ZNF692 gene encoding zinc finger protein 692 isoform X2 yields the protein MFAGGNCEGEIEGEYKTGTSEEATSPYRPGALGLEHRRPDPVSSTFPQTFGHQAQTLTTEATQPQLPRGSATRAGDLSRGTTIPGGRCAGHPVRRRTASASDSPLPLGRGPQFRATAADAERHRFFLKEKRCAREVGPCLPAAPGLLARPGRRRRRRSGGEGAWGRTASGAHGFLPGGGRVLQAAGEAAAAGRAPQQVPHPPGRPHGAVVPPQGAAGLLPALAARQVPVGPVHFFRLCPLCSRECSLVPGLRGPGGQDGGLVWECSAGHTFSWGPSLSPTPSEAPKPASLPHTTRRSWCSEATSGQELADLESEHDERTQEARLPRRVGPPPETFPPPGEEEGEEEEDNDEDEEEMLSDASLWTYSSSPDDSEPDAPRLLPSPVTCTPKEGETPPAPAALSSPLAVPALSASSLSSRVPPPAEVRVQPQLSRTPQVAQQTEALASTGSQAQSAPTPAWDEDTAQIGPKRIRKAAKRELMPCDFPGCGRIFSNRQYLNHHKKYQHIHQKSFSCPEPACGKSFNFKKHLKEHMKLHSGVRYAGLPAARRRP from the exons ATGTTTGCGGGTGGCAACTGTGAGGGGGAAATCGAAGGTGAATACAAAACGGGAACAAGTGAAGAGGCAACGTCCCCATACAGGCCGGGTGCGCTGGGGTTGGAGCACAGGAGGCCTGACCCTGTCTCTTCCACTTTCCCTCAAACCTTTGGTCACCAAGCGCAGACGCTCACCACAGAAGCCACCCAACCACAACTGCCGCGGGGCTCCGCGACACGCGCGGGCGACTTGAGTCGGGGAACCACGATTCCCGGCGGGCGTTGCGCGGGGCACCCAGTGCGCAGGCGCACGGCGTCGGCCTCCGACTCGCCCCTCCCTCTGGGGCGCGGGCCTCAGTTCCGGGCTACAGCAGCCGACGCCGAGAGGCACCGTTTCTTCTTAAAAGAGAAACGCTGCGCGCGCGAGGTGGGCCCCTGTCTTCCAGCAGCTCCGGGCCTGCTCGCTAGACCCGGGAGGCGCAGGCGCAGGCGCAGTGGGGGTGAGGGCGCGTGGGGGCGCACAG CCTCTGGTGCACATGGCTTCCTCCCCGGCGGTGGACGTGTCCTGCAGGCGGCGGGAGAAGCGGCGGCAGCTGGACGCGCGCCGCAGCAAGTGCCGCATCCGCCTGGGCGGCCACATGGAGCAGTGGTGCCTCCTCAAGGAGCGGCTGGGCTTCTCCCTGCACTCGCAGCTCGCCAAGTTCCTGTTGGACCG GTACACTTCTTCAGGCTGTGTCCTCTGTGCAG CCGAGAGTGCAGCCTGGTGCCCGGGCTTCGGGGGCCTGGCGGCCAAGATGGGGGGCTTGTGTGGGAGTGCTCAGCAGGCCATACCTTCTCCTGGGGACCCTCTTTGAGCCCTACACCTTCAGAGGCACCCAAGCCAGCCTCCCTTCCACATACTACTCGGAGAAGTTGGTGTTCCGAGGCCACGAGTGGGCAGGAGCTTGCAG ATTTGGAATCTGAGCATGATGAGAGGACTCAAGAGGCCAGGTTGCCCAG GAGGGTGGGACCCCCACCAGAGACCTTCCCACCTCCAGGAGAGGAAGAGGGTGAGGAAGAAGAGGacaatgatgaggatgaagaggagATGCTCAGTGATGCCAGCTTATGGACCTACAGCTCCTCCCCAGATGA TAGTGAGCCTGATGCCCCCAGACTACTCCCTTCTCCTGTCACCTGCACACCTAAAGAGGGGGAGACACCACCAGCCCCTGCAGCACTCTCCAGTCCTCTTGCTGTGCCGGCCTTGTCAGCATCCTCATTGAGTTCCAGAGTTCCTCCACCTGCAGAAGTCAGGGTGCAGCCACAGCTCAGCAGGACCCCTCAAGTGGCCCAGCAGACGGAGGCCCTGGCCAG CACTGGGAGTCAGGCCCAGTCTGCTCCAACCCCGGCCTGGGATGAGGACACTGCACAAATTGGCCCCAAGAGAATTAG GAAAGCTGCCAAAAGAGAGCTGATGCCTTGTGACTTCCCTGGCTGTGGAAGGATCTTCTCCAACCGGCAGTATTTGAAT CACCACAAAAAGTACCAGCACATCCACCAGAAGTCTTTCTCCTGCCCAGAGCCAGCCTGTGGGAAGTCTTTCAACTTTAAGAAACACCTGAAGGAGCACATGAAGCTGCACAGTG GTGTGAGATATGCGGGTTTACCTGCCGCCAGAAGGCGTCCCTGA
- the ZNF692 gene encoding zinc finger protein 692 isoform X3 has translation MFAGGNCEGEIEGEYKTGTSEEATSPYRPGALGLEHRRPDPVSSTFPQTFGHQAQTLTTEATQPQLPRGSATRAGDLSRGTTIPGGRCAGHPVRRRTASASDSPLPLGRGPQFRATAADAERHRFFLKEKRCAREVGPCLPAAPGLLARPGRRRRRRSGGEGAWGRTASGAHGFLPGGGRVLQAAGEAAAAGRAPQQVPHPPGRPHGAVVPPQGAAGLLPALAARQVPVGPVHFFRLCPLCSRECSLVPGLRGPGGQDGGLVWECSAGHTFSWGPSLSPTPSEAPKPASLPHTTRRSWCSEATSGQELADLESEHDERTQEARLPRRVGPPPETFPPPGEEEGEEEEDNDEDEEEMLSDASLWTYSSSPDDSEPDAPRLLPSPVTCTPKEGETPPAPAALSSPLAVPALSASSLSSRVPPPAEVRVQPQLSRTPQVAQQTEALASTGSQAQSAPTPAWDEDTAQIGPKRIRKAAKRELMPCDFPGCGRIFSNRQYLNHHKKYQHIHQKSFSCPEPACGKSFNFKKHLKEHMKLHSGKGGPDGLHDLDNN, from the exons ATGTTTGCGGGTGGCAACTGTGAGGGGGAAATCGAAGGTGAATACAAAACGGGAACAAGTGAAGAGGCAACGTCCCCATACAGGCCGGGTGCGCTGGGGTTGGAGCACAGGAGGCCTGACCCTGTCTCTTCCACTTTCCCTCAAACCTTTGGTCACCAAGCGCAGACGCTCACCACAGAAGCCACCCAACCACAACTGCCGCGGGGCTCCGCGACACGCGCGGGCGACTTGAGTCGGGGAACCACGATTCCCGGCGGGCGTTGCGCGGGGCACCCAGTGCGCAGGCGCACGGCGTCGGCCTCCGACTCGCCCCTCCCTCTGGGGCGCGGGCCTCAGTTCCGGGCTACAGCAGCCGACGCCGAGAGGCACCGTTTCTTCTTAAAAGAGAAACGCTGCGCGCGCGAGGTGGGCCCCTGTCTTCCAGCAGCTCCGGGCCTGCTCGCTAGACCCGGGAGGCGCAGGCGCAGGCGCAGTGGGGGTGAGGGCGCGTGGGGGCGCACAG CCTCTGGTGCACATGGCTTCCTCCCCGGCGGTGGACGTGTCCTGCAGGCGGCGGGAGAAGCGGCGGCAGCTGGACGCGCGCCGCAGCAAGTGCCGCATCCGCCTGGGCGGCCACATGGAGCAGTGGTGCCTCCTCAAGGAGCGGCTGGGCTTCTCCCTGCACTCGCAGCTCGCCAAGTTCCTGTTGGACCG GTACACTTCTTCAGGCTGTGTCCTCTGTGCAG CCGAGAGTGCAGCCTGGTGCCCGGGCTTCGGGGGCCTGGCGGCCAAGATGGGGGGCTTGTGTGGGAGTGCTCAGCAGGCCATACCTTCTCCTGGGGACCCTCTTTGAGCCCTACACCTTCAGAGGCACCCAAGCCAGCCTCCCTTCCACATACTACTCGGAGAAGTTGGTGTTCCGAGGCCACGAGTGGGCAGGAGCTTGCAG ATTTGGAATCTGAGCATGATGAGAGGACTCAAGAGGCCAGGTTGCCCAG GAGGGTGGGACCCCCACCAGAGACCTTCCCACCTCCAGGAGAGGAAGAGGGTGAGGAAGAAGAGGacaatgatgaggatgaagaggagATGCTCAGTGATGCCAGCTTATGGACCTACAGCTCCTCCCCAGATGA TAGTGAGCCTGATGCCCCCAGACTACTCCCTTCTCCTGTCACCTGCACACCTAAAGAGGGGGAGACACCACCAGCCCCTGCAGCACTCTCCAGTCCTCTTGCTGTGCCGGCCTTGTCAGCATCCTCATTGAGTTCCAGAGTTCCTCCACCTGCAGAAGTCAGGGTGCAGCCACAGCTCAGCAGGACCCCTCAAGTGGCCCAGCAGACGGAGGCCCTGGCCAG CACTGGGAGTCAGGCCCAGTCTGCTCCAACCCCGGCCTGGGATGAGGACACTGCACAAATTGGCCCCAAGAGAATTAG GAAAGCTGCCAAAAGAGAGCTGATGCCTTGTGACTTCCCTGGCTGTGGAAGGATCTTCTCCAACCGGCAGTATTTGAAT CACCACAAAAAGTACCAGCACATCCACCAGAAGTCTTTCTCCTGCCCAGAGCCAGCCTGTGGGAAGTCTTTCAACTTTAAGAAACACCTGAAGGAGCACATGAAGCTGCACAGTG GTAAGGGAGGTCCAGACGGGCTCCATGATTTGGATAACAACTAA
- the ZNF692 gene encoding zinc finger protein 692 isoform X4, which yields MASSPAVDVSCRRREKRRQLDARRSKCRIRLGGHMEQWCLLKERLGFSLHSQLAKFLLDRYTSSGCVLCAGPEPLPPKGLQYLVLLSHAHSRECSLVPGLRGPGGQDGGLVWECSAGHTFSWGPSLSPTPSEAPKPASLPHTTRRSWCSEATSGQELADLESEHDERTQEARLPRRVGPPPETFPPPGEEEGEEEEDNDEDEEEMLSDASLWTYSSSPDDSEPDAPRLLPSPVTCTPKEGETPPAPAALSSPLAVPALSASSLSSRVPPPAEVRVQPQLSRTPQVAQQTEALASTGSQAQSAPTPAWDEDTAQIGPKRIRKAAKRELMPCDFPGCGRIFSNRQYLNHHKKYQHIHQKSFSCPEPACGKSFNFKKHLKEHMKLHSDTRDYICEFCARSFRTSSNLVIHRRIHTGEKPLQCEICGFTCRQKASLNWHQRKHAETVAALRFPCEFCGKRFEKPDSVAAHRSKSHPALLLAPQESPSGPLEPCPSISAPGPLGSSEGSRPSASPQAPTLLPQQ from the exons ATGGCTTCCTCCCCGGCGGTGGACGTGTCCTGCAGGCGGCGGGAGAAGCGGCGGCAGCTGGACGCGCGCCGCAGCAAGTGCCGCATCCGCCTGGGCGGCCACATGGAGCAGTGGTGCCTCCTCAAGGAGCGGCTGGGCTTCTCCCTGCACTCGCAGCTCGCCAAGTTCCTGTTGGACCG GTACACTTCTTCAGGCTGTGTCCTCTGTGCAG gTCCTGAGCCTTTGCCTCCAAAAGGTCTGCAGTATCTGGTGCTCTTGTCTCATGCCCACAGCCGAGAGTGCAGCCTGGTGCCCGGGCTTCGGGGGCCTGGCGGCCAAGATGGGGGGCTTGTGTGGGAGTGCTCAGCAGGCCATACCTTCTCCTGGGGACCCTCTTTGAGCCCTACACCTTCAGAGGCACCCAAGCCAGCCTCCCTTCCACATACTACTCGGAGAAGTTGGTGTTCCGAGGCCACGAGTGGGCAGGAGCTTGCAG ATTTGGAATCTGAGCATGATGAGAGGACTCAAGAGGCCAGGTTGCCCAG GAGGGTGGGACCCCCACCAGAGACCTTCCCACCTCCAGGAGAGGAAGAGGGTGAGGAAGAAGAGGacaatgatgaggatgaagaggagATGCTCAGTGATGCCAGCTTATGGACCTACAGCTCCTCCCCAGATGA TAGTGAGCCTGATGCCCCCAGACTACTCCCTTCTCCTGTCACCTGCACACCTAAAGAGGGGGAGACACCACCAGCCCCTGCAGCACTCTCCAGTCCTCTTGCTGTGCCGGCCTTGTCAGCATCCTCATTGAGTTCCAGAGTTCCTCCACCTGCAGAAGTCAGGGTGCAGCCACAGCTCAGCAGGACCCCTCAAGTGGCCCAGCAGACGGAGGCCCTGGCCAG CACTGGGAGTCAGGCCCAGTCTGCTCCAACCCCGGCCTGGGATGAGGACACTGCACAAATTGGCCCCAAGAGAATTAG GAAAGCTGCCAAAAGAGAGCTGATGCCTTGTGACTTCCCTGGCTGTGGAAGGATCTTCTCCAACCGGCAGTATTTGAAT CACCACAAAAAGTACCAGCACATCCACCAGAAGTCTTTCTCCTGCCCAGAGCCAGCCTGTGGGAAGTCTTTCAACTTTAAGAAACACCTGAAGGAGCACATGAAGCTGCACAGTG ACACCCGGGACTACATCTGTGAGTTCTGCGCCCGGTCTTTCCGCACTAGCAGCAACCTTGTCATCCACAGACGTATccacactggagaaaaaccccTGCA GTGTGAGATATGCGGGTTTACCTGCCGCCAGAAGGCGTCCCTGAACTGGCACCAGCGCAAGCATGCAGAGACGGTGGCTGCCTTGCGCTTCCCCTGTGAATTCTGCGGCAAGCGCTTTGAGAAGCCAGACAGTGTTGCAGCCCACCGTAGCAAAAGTCACCCAGCCCTGCTTCTAGCCCCTCAAGAGTCACCCAGTGGTCCCCTAGAGCCCTGTCCCAGCATCTCTGCCCCTGGGCCTCTGGGATCCAGCGAGGGGTCCAGGCCCTCTGCATCTCCTCAGGCTCCAACCCTGCTTCCTCAGCAATGA
- the ZNF692 gene encoding zinc finger protein 692 isoform X5, with the protein MASSPAVDVSCRRREKRRQLDARRSKCRIRLGGHMEQWCLLKERLGFSLHSQLAKFLLDRRECSLVPGLRGPGGQDGGLVWECSAGHTFSWGPSLSPTPSEAPKPASLPHTTRRSWCSEATSGQELADLESEHDERTQEARLPRRVGPPPETFPPPGEEEGEEEEDNDEDEEEMLSDASLWTYSSSPDDSEPDAPRLLPSPVTCTPKEGETPPAPAALSSPLAVPALSASSLSSRVPPPAEVRVQPQLSRTPQVAQQTEALASTGSQAQSAPTPAWDEDTAQIGPKRIRKAAKRELMPCDFPGCGRIFSNRQYLNHHKKYQHIHQKSFSCPEPACGKSFNFKKHLKEHMKLHSDTRDYICEFCARSFRTSSNLVIHRRIHTGEKPLQCEICGFTCRQKASLNWHQRKHAETVAALRFPCEFCGKRFEKPDSVAAHRSKSHPALLLAPQESPSGPLEPCPSISAPGPLGSSEGSRPSASPQAPTLLPQQ; encoded by the exons ATGGCTTCCTCCCCGGCGGTGGACGTGTCCTGCAGGCGGCGGGAGAAGCGGCGGCAGCTGGACGCGCGCCGCAGCAAGTGCCGCATCCGCCTGGGCGGCCACATGGAGCAGTGGTGCCTCCTCAAGGAGCGGCTGGGCTTCTCCCTGCACTCGCAGCTCGCCAAGTTCCTGTTGGACCG CCGAGAGTGCAGCCTGGTGCCCGGGCTTCGGGGGCCTGGCGGCCAAGATGGGGGGCTTGTGTGGGAGTGCTCAGCAGGCCATACCTTCTCCTGGGGACCCTCTTTGAGCCCTACACCTTCAGAGGCACCCAAGCCAGCCTCCCTTCCACATACTACTCGGAGAAGTTGGTGTTCCGAGGCCACGAGTGGGCAGGAGCTTGCAG ATTTGGAATCTGAGCATGATGAGAGGACTCAAGAGGCCAGGTTGCCCAG GAGGGTGGGACCCCCACCAGAGACCTTCCCACCTCCAGGAGAGGAAGAGGGTGAGGAAGAAGAGGacaatgatgaggatgaagaggagATGCTCAGTGATGCCAGCTTATGGACCTACAGCTCCTCCCCAGATGA TAGTGAGCCTGATGCCCCCAGACTACTCCCTTCTCCTGTCACCTGCACACCTAAAGAGGGGGAGACACCACCAGCCCCTGCAGCACTCTCCAGTCCTCTTGCTGTGCCGGCCTTGTCAGCATCCTCATTGAGTTCCAGAGTTCCTCCACCTGCAGAAGTCAGGGTGCAGCCACAGCTCAGCAGGACCCCTCAAGTGGCCCAGCAGACGGAGGCCCTGGCCAG CACTGGGAGTCAGGCCCAGTCTGCTCCAACCCCGGCCTGGGATGAGGACACTGCACAAATTGGCCCCAAGAGAATTAG GAAAGCTGCCAAAAGAGAGCTGATGCCTTGTGACTTCCCTGGCTGTGGAAGGATCTTCTCCAACCGGCAGTATTTGAAT CACCACAAAAAGTACCAGCACATCCACCAGAAGTCTTTCTCCTGCCCAGAGCCAGCCTGTGGGAAGTCTTTCAACTTTAAGAAACACCTGAAGGAGCACATGAAGCTGCACAGTG ACACCCGGGACTACATCTGTGAGTTCTGCGCCCGGTCTTTCCGCACTAGCAGCAACCTTGTCATCCACAGACGTATccacactggagaaaaaccccTGCA GTGTGAGATATGCGGGTTTACCTGCCGCCAGAAGGCGTCCCTGAACTGGCACCAGCGCAAGCATGCAGAGACGGTGGCTGCCTTGCGCTTCCCCTGTGAATTCTGCGGCAAGCGCTTTGAGAAGCCAGACAGTGTTGCAGCCCACCGTAGCAAAAGTCACCCAGCCCTGCTTCTAGCCCCTCAAGAGTCACCCAGTGGTCCCCTAGAGCCCTGTCCCAGCATCTCTGCCCCTGGGCCTCTGGGATCCAGCGAGGGGTCCAGGCCCTCTGCATCTCCTCAGGCTCCAACCCTGCTTCCTCAGCAATGA
- the ZNF692 gene encoding zinc finger protein 692 isoform X6, protein MLSDASLWTYSSSPDDSEPDAPRLLPSPVTCTPKEGETPPAPAALSSPLAVPALSASSLSSRVPPPAEVRVQPQLSRTPQVAQQTEALASTGSQAQSAPTPAWDEDTAQIGPKRIRKAAKRELMPCDFPGCGRIFSNRQYLNHHKKYQHIHQKSFSCPEPACGKSFNFKKHLKEHMKLHSDTRDYICEFCARSFRTSSNLVIHRRIHTGEKPLQCEICGFTCRQKASLNWHQRKHAETVAALRFPCEFCGKRFEKPDSVAAHRSKSHPALLLAPQESPSGPLEPCPSISAPGPLGSSEGSRPSASPQAPTLLPQQ, encoded by the exons ATGCTCAGTGATGCCAGCTTATGGACCTACAGCTCCTCCCCAGATGA TAGTGAGCCTGATGCCCCCAGACTACTCCCTTCTCCTGTCACCTGCACACCTAAAGAGGGGGAGACACCACCAGCCCCTGCAGCACTCTCCAGTCCTCTTGCTGTGCCGGCCTTGTCAGCATCCTCATTGAGTTCCAGAGTTCCTCCACCTGCAGAAGTCAGGGTGCAGCCACAGCTCAGCAGGACCCCTCAAGTGGCCCAGCAGACGGAGGCCCTGGCCAG CACTGGGAGTCAGGCCCAGTCTGCTCCAACCCCGGCCTGGGATGAGGACACTGCACAAATTGGCCCCAAGAGAATTAG GAAAGCTGCCAAAAGAGAGCTGATGCCTTGTGACTTCCCTGGCTGTGGAAGGATCTTCTCCAACCGGCAGTATTTGAAT CACCACAAAAAGTACCAGCACATCCACCAGAAGTCTTTCTCCTGCCCAGAGCCAGCCTGTGGGAAGTCTTTCAACTTTAAGAAACACCTGAAGGAGCACATGAAGCTGCACAGTG ACACCCGGGACTACATCTGTGAGTTCTGCGCCCGGTCTTTCCGCACTAGCAGCAACCTTGTCATCCACAGACGTATccacactggagaaaaaccccTGCA GTGTGAGATATGCGGGTTTACCTGCCGCCAGAAGGCGTCCCTGAACTGGCACCAGCGCAAGCATGCAGAGACGGTGGCTGCCTTGCGCTTCCCCTGTGAATTCTGCGGCAAGCGCTTTGAGAAGCCAGACAGTGTTGCAGCCCACCGTAGCAAAAGTCACCCAGCCCTGCTTCTAGCCCCTCAAGAGTCACCCAGTGGTCCCCTAGAGCCCTGTCCCAGCATCTCTGCCCCTGGGCCTCTGGGATCCAGCGAGGGGTCCAGGCCCTCTGCATCTCCTCAGGCTCCAACCCTGCTTCCTCAGCAATGA
- the ZNF672 gene encoding zinc finger protein 672: protein MFATSGAVAAGKPYSCSECGKSFCYSSVLLRHERAHGGDGRFRCLECGERCARAADLRAHRRTHAGQTLYICSECGQSFRHSGRLDLHLGAHRQRCRTCPCRTCGRRFPHLPALLLHRRRQHLPERPRRCPLCARTFRQSALLFHQARAHPLGTTSDPAAPPHRCAQCPRAFRSGAGLRSHARIHVSRSPMRPRASDAHQCGVCGKGFGKSSTLTRHLQTHSGEKPFKCPECGKGFLESATLVRHQRTHTGEKPYACGDCGRCFSESSTLLRHRRSHQGERPHACATCGKGFGQRSDLVVHQRIHTGEKPFACPECGRRFSDRSDLTKHRRTHTGEKPYRCELCGKRFTCVSNLNVHRRNHAGHKPHKCPECSKAFSVASKLALHRKTHLGERPAECAECGKCFSHSRSLSQHQRAHTRARTAAAVAIQSAVGTALVFEGPAEQEKPGFSVS, encoded by the coding sequence ATGTTTGCCACATCTGGGGCAGTGGCAGCGGGGAAGCCTTACTCGTGCAGCGAATGTGGCAAGAGCTTCTGCTACAGCTCAGTGCTGCTGCGACATGAACGAGCTCACGGCGGTGACGGCCGCTTCCGTTGCCTAGAATGCGGTGAGCGCTGTGCACGGGCTGCTGACCTCCGAGCGCACAGGCGCACCCATGCTGGCCAGACCCTCTACATCTGCAGTGAGTGCGGACAAAGCTTCCGCCACAGCGGCCGTCTTGACCTACACTTGGGCGCACACCGGCAGCGATGCCGCACTTGCCCCTGCCGCACATGCGGCCGGCGCTTCCCGCACCTCCCGGCGCTGCTGCTACACCGGCGCCGCCAGCATCTGCCAGAGCGGCCCCGCCGCTGCCCGCTGTGCGCCCGCACCTTCCGGCAGAGCGCGCTGCTCTTCCACCAGGCGCGGGCGCACCCCTTGGGGACAACCTCTGACCCTGCTGCCCCACCCCACCGCTGCGCGCAGTGCCCGCGAGCCTTCCGAAGCGGCGCCGGGCTGCGGAGTCACGCGCGCATCCACGTGTCCCGGAGCCCCATGCGACCCCGTGCCTCAGACGCCCACCAGTGTGGCGTGTGCGGCAAGGGCTTTGGCAAGAGCTCTACGCTGACGCGACACCTGCAGACGCACTCGGGGGAGAAACCCTTCAAGTGCCCGGAGTGCGGCAAGGGCTTCCTGGAGAGCGCCACGCTGGTGCGCCACCAGCGCACACACACGGGCGAGAAGCCGTACGCATGTGGCGACTGTGGACGCTGCTTCAGCGAGAGTTCCACGCTGCTGCGCCACCGGCGCAGCCATCAGGGCGAGCGGCCACATGCGTGCGCCACTTGCGGCAAGGGTTTCGGGCAGCGCTCCGACCTGGTGGTGCACCAGCGCATCCACACGGGCGAGAAGCCCTTCGCGTGCCCCGAGTGCGGCCGCCGCTTCAGCGACCGCTCGGACCTCACCAAGCACCGGCGCACGCACACGGGCGAGAAGCCCTACCGCTGCGAACTGTGCGGCAAGCGGTTCACGTGCGTGTCCAATCTCAACGTGCATCGGCGCAACCATGCCGGCCACAAGCCACACAAATGCCCCGAGTGCAGCAAGGCCTTCAGCGTCGCCTCCAAGCTTGCACTGCACCGCAAGACGCACCTGGGCGAACGGCCAGCGGAGTGCGCAGAGTGCGGCAAGTGCTTCAGCCACAGCCGCTCGCTGTCACAGCATCAGCGGGCCCACACGCGCGCCCGCACCGCTGCCGCCGTTGCCATCCAGTCCGCAGTGGGCACTGCCCTCGTCTTTGAGGGGCCGGCTGAACAGGAAAAGCCAGGGTTCTCTGTGTCCTAG